From the genome of Vitis riparia cultivar Riparia Gloire de Montpellier isolate 1030 chromosome 2, EGFV_Vit.rip_1.0, whole genome shotgun sequence:
AAActttatagtgattttatatatatatatatatatatatatatatatatatatatatatatatatatatatatatataaactagtTAATTTGATTTGTACCATGGTTCTTAATTGTACAGGCATCTAAGAaagcaaataaacaaaaagtaaatgaaGTTGAAGTCAAATCCAAGGGTGAAAAACCACAAGATATGAAAAATTTTGAGACATTGGTTGGCCTCATGCTGAGTACATCAAGAACACACCCTATAAACTTCCCAGATGATGTTTTTGGTGAGAGTTTCAAGACCTTCATGATGAAAGAAGATATGGAAATGATAATATCATCAAAAGAAGTGTCATCCAATTGTATTTTATACTACATCTGGTAcgagattttataatttttgaatgaCTTTTCACAAGATTATGAGATAGAAGGTTATTTTCTAATGACCTATAATGATTGTTGATAACTTGTCATGTGGGTTATAATCAGGCATTTGCATAAAAAGTTGATTGATGCAAAGCAGGCCGAACGATATGTTTTTGTCAATCCAGCATTGGTCTCAAAAGCTGGAATGGGAgagggaagcaaggaaaacaggTCAAGGGTTATTGCAGATCGACTAAAGAATACAAAGCATGTTGAATATATGTTTATTCCATACAACTCAGAGTAACCTTTTATCCTAAATATCAATATGGTGTTTGTAAGTTAGTTTATGATGTTTGAATTTGTAGATActatattacaattttcatttcttttctttagtttCCATTGGGTGTTAGTGGCATTggagatgaagaaaatgattgCATATTACCTTAATCCAATGGCCTGTCAACCATGTGATGATCTTAAGGACATAGTTAACATGTAAGTAtatattttctcctattttaatacaattgatagtgtctaaataacatctttttaattctttttgtagGGCAATGAGAATCAACCCAccagaaaaacagaaaacatcaAAGAGGGAGCCAACTTGGGTGAAAGTGGTTGTAAGTACTTATTTGtttagattaaaatatattgctTCACTACTTAATTTatgacaaaattaaaaaatggatgGTTATTAATATGATCATCAATAAGATGCTAAAGAAGTAAGAACATCATTCTAGTGTTTATTGCAATTGTTGATACTTTTCCCATAGTGCCCAAGGCAACCAGGTAGTGTGGAATGTGGGTATTACGTGATGAGATATATGAAGGAAATCATTGCTAATCCAAACCAACTAACATCAAAGGTTTGCACTCAATTCAATTCATATGGTTGGTCATTTTGctatagcatttttttttttttttggtcaattgAACTTAGTGAATTGTATATGTCACTCCAATTTAGTTTTGCGGGAAGAAATCATATAGTGAAATGGAAATTAATGAAGTTCGATCATAT
Proteins encoded in this window:
- the LOC117906102 gene encoding probable ubiquitin-like-specific protease 2A isoform X1, which produces MKQKQLLLPEAVDKPIRKVEDVTPPEAIEPQKKVRKCKLAIGTKENIVAGGTIILECGPNYLVVVDAPYDSSAPLPIPIPGQTTTVGAAIGYQVLWPTDLVIIRTPILASKKANKQKVNEVEVKSKGEKPQDMKNFETLVGLMLSTSRTHPINFPDDVFGESFKTFMMKEDMEMIISSKEVSSNCILYYIWHLHKKLIDAKQAERYVFVNPALVSKAGMGEGSKENRSRVIADRLKNTKHVEYMFIPYNSDFHWVLVALEMKKMIAYYLNPMACQPCDDLKDIVNMAMRINPPEKQKTSKREPTWVKVVCPRQPGSVECGYYVMRYMKEIIANPNQLTSKVVQKGIGHSINNVTTALDEGHPQTIQNILSKG
- the LOC117906102 gene encoding probable ubiquitin-like-specific protease 2A isoform X2, with the protein product MKQKQLLLPEAVDKPIRKVEDVTPPEAIEPQKKVRKCKLAIGTKENIVAGGTIILECGPNYLVVVDAPYDSSAPLPIPIPGQTTTVGAAIGYQVLWPTDLVIIRTPILASKKANKQKVNEVEVKSKGEKPQDMKNFETLVGLMLSTSRTHPINFPDDVFGESFKTFMMKEDMEMIISSKEVSSNCILYYIWHLHKKLIDAKQAERYVFVNPALVSKAGMGEGSKENRSRVIADRLKNTKHVEYMFIPYNSDFHWVLVALEMKKMIAYYLNPMACQPCDDLKDIVNMAMRINPPEKQKTSKREPTWVKVVCPRQPGSVECGYYVMRYMKEIIANPNQLTSKFCGKKSYSEMEINEVRSYWVMLVTQLIITHV